The window CTTTACGCTGGAGCAATTGTTTTCGTACTCGGTTACTTCGGATTCCTATCACTTGGCAGTGCGGTGGAAGTTGGAATTCTTTACGCATTTACGACTTTGATCGGCCGTTTGTTCCAACCTGTCCAACAAGTGATGCAGCGATTATCTATTTTTCAACAGGCAATGGTTGCTGCATCACGTGTGTTTAAATTAATGGATGACCCGGACATGGAACCGGAACAACAAGATCGTAACAATACTGAAATTAAGAACGGGAAAATTGAATTCCGCGATGTATCATTTTCATATGATGGACAAACGGATGTACTGAAAAACATTTCATTCACTGCGAATGCCGGTGAGACAGTTGCACTTGTCGGTCATACCGGGAGCGGAAAGAGCTCGATCATCAATTTGCTAATGCGTTTCTATGAATATGAACGCGGTGATATTTGTATCGACGATGTTTCGCTGAAAGGATATTCAAAAGAAGAACTGCGGAAGAAGACAGGACTTGTCTTGCAAGATCCATTTCTATTCTATGGTGATATCGAAAGTAACATCCGTTTACATGATAAAGAAATGACATCTGAAGAAGTAAGGTTAGCTGCTGAATTTGTACAGGCAAATGAATTCATCGAAAAGTTGCCTGACAAATACGCACAAAAAGTGACGGAACGCGGCTCTACGTTCTCAAGTGGGCAACGTCAGCTCGTTGCATTTGCACGAACAGTCGCGACAAATCCTAAAATTCTTGTTCTCGATGAAGCGACTGCCAATATCGACACGGAAACAGAAGTGGCAATCCAGTCAAGCCTTGAGAAGATGAGGAAAGGGCGTACAACAATCGCAATCGCTCACAGATTGAGTACAATCCAAGACGCGGAACTGATTCTCGTACTTCACAAAGGAGAAATTGTTGAACGTGGAACACACCAGGAATTGCTGGTCCAAAAAGGTCTCTATCACAAGATGTATCTGCTTCAAAATAATATCTTGGAAGATGTTATCTGACGAAAATCGGCTTGCATACGCCTTCTACAGGTGTTGCAAGCTTTTTTTGTTTCATTACAACGCAAATGTCATAAACTGTTCACAGACGTATTAGACGTAATTTAGTGCTTCTTTTGATACGATTGAGGAAGAAAATTTGAAGGGGAGAGAATAATGGCTACAGACTTAAATCTATTTCTCGCTTTCGGTGCCGGTTTCTTAAGTTTCATATCACCGTGTACATTGCCGTTATATCCAGCATTCATTTCGTATATCACCGGTATGTCACTAGATGATTTAAAGTCGGACTCGAAACGCATGAGCAGAAGTGGCATGCTACATACACTGTTCTTCTTGTTAGGTTTCTCTATTATTTTCATTGTAATCGGCTATAGTACGTCCTTTGTCGGTACATTTTTCCAAGAGAACCAGGAGATACTCAGACAAGCAGGTGCAATTTTCATTGTCTTATTTGGACTGATGATTGTCGGGGTGTTCAAACCTGAATTCCTGATGAAAGAAAGAAGACTGCAGTTCAAAAACAGACCTGCCGGTTACTTAGGTACGATGGTTATCGGGATTGCATTCGCTGCCGGGTGGCAACCGTGTTCCGGACCGATTATTGGAGCTATTATTACACTTGCTGCCGCAAACCCCGGCTCGGGTATGGTTTATATGCTTATGTATGTCCTCGGTTTTGCAATTCCATTTTTCGTTCTTTCGTTCTTCATTACACGGCTTAGCTGGATTCGAAATCATAGCGCTTTAATCATGAAAATCGGCGGTTATGTAATGATTGCGGTCGGAGTCTTGTTATTTTTCAATGGCTTGCAGTATTTAACAAGTTTACTTAGCCCTATTTTCGGCGATTTCATGGGCTTCTGATTTGAGATTTGGAGGAATACCAATGCAAGTAATTAAATCGTTTGAGGAATGGCTTGAAACAATTGAAAACCAAAGAAAGCTGC of the Sporosarcina sp. FSL K6-1508 genome contains:
- a CDS encoding ABC transporter ATP-binding protein, with the protein product MSAEKQPKLTAKDQWVVLKRLLRYIIPHKKSVIIALVLLILTVTGSIAGPLIIQRFIDNHLATMDFSKSAITNIAIAYIGIQVFMVVVSYFQLIRFQDIALKIIQQMRIDVFSKVQGLGMRYFDKTPAGSIVSRVTNDTEAIKEMFVSVIVTFLQAVFVLVGVYIALFSLDAKLALISLLLLPLFLAVIVIYRRYSADFYQDIRERLSQLNAKIAESLSGMGMIQAFRQEDRLEAEFDAINEKHFRAGMRNIKFDGILLGPAIDLLYAGAIVFVLGYFGFLSLGSAVEVGILYAFTTLIGRLFQPVQQVMQRLSIFQQAMVAASRVFKLMDDPDMEPEQQDRNNTEIKNGKIEFRDVSFSYDGQTDVLKNISFTANAGETVALVGHTGSGKSSIINLLMRFYEYERGDICIDDVSLKGYSKEELRKKTGLVLQDPFLFYGDIESNIRLHDKEMTSEEVRLAAEFVQANEFIEKLPDKYAQKVTERGSTFSSGQRQLVAFARTVATNPKILVLDEATANIDTETEVAIQSSLEKMRKGRTTIAIAHRLSTIQDAELILVLHKGEIVERGTHQELLVQKGLYHKMYLLQNNILEDVI
- a CDS encoding cytochrome c biogenesis CcdA family protein → MATDLNLFLAFGAGFLSFISPCTLPLYPAFISYITGMSLDDLKSDSKRMSRSGMLHTLFFLLGFSIIFIVIGYSTSFVGTFFQENQEILRQAGAIFIVLFGLMIVGVFKPEFLMKERRLQFKNRPAGYLGTMVIGIAFAAGWQPCSGPIIGAIITLAAANPGSGMVYMLMYVLGFAIPFFVLSFFITRLSWIRNHSALIMKIGGYVMIAVGVLLFFNGLQYLTSLLSPIFGDFMGF